The proteins below are encoded in one region of Pleuronectes platessa chromosome 12, fPlePla1.1, whole genome shotgun sequence:
- the mrpl2 gene encoding 39S ribosomal protein L2, mitochondrial: protein MAMSCLTRALRSLTLSQHAVLSPQAASRLELGALATQCRGFLTSASLEQNKTFWKQREKYTIRPIGKKKTGGRDSSGRVRTHGIGGGHKQRYRWVDFQRLRFEPGKEAQTFEEKVVEVRYDPCRSADIALVAGGNRKRWIVATENMQAGDVIKTSGAIGRMAVLANEGDAHPLGALPVGTLVNNLEIQPGKGSEYIRAAGTSGVLLRKVNGTAIVQLPSKQQVQVLETCMVTVGRVSNIDHNKEIIGKAGRNRWFGVRPSSGLWQRKGGWAGRKIKPLPAMKSYINLPSFTAK from the exons ATGGCGATGTCGTGTCTCACTCGAGCTCTGCGTTCACTGACGTTGTCCCAGCATGCTGTGCTCTCACCACAG GCAGCGTCGCGGTTGGAGCTGGGAGCCCTGGCGACTCAGTGCAGAGGCTTCCTCACCTCAGCGTCTCTGGAGCAGAACAAGACATTTtggaagcagagggagaaataCACCATCAGACCAATAGGGAAGAAAAAGACAGGAGGCCGAGACAGCTCAG GAAGGGTACGGACACACGGAATCGGCGGCGGCCATAAACAAAGATACCGGTGGGTCGACTTCCAGCGCCTCCGCTTCGAACCGGGCAAAGAGGCCCAGACGTTCGAGGAGAAGGTCGTGGAGGTGCGGTACGACCCATGCAG GTCTGCTGACATTGCACTGGTCGCCGGAGGAAACCGTAAGAGGTGGATCGTCGCTACAGAGAACATGCAGGCCGGAGACGTCATTAAAACATCGGGAGCTATCGGACGCATGGCGG TCCTGGCCAATGAAGGTGATGCCCACCCACTGGGAGCTCTGCCTGTGGGGACTCTGGTGAACAACCTGGAGATTCAACCAGGGAAAGGATCAGAGTACATTCGTGCTGCAG GGACGAGTGGCGTTCTGCTTCGTAAAGTGAACGGAACTGCAATCGTTCAGCTTCCTTCCAAGCAGCAGGTTCAG GTTCTGGAGACCTGCATGGTGACGGTGGGACGCGTGTCCAACATCGACCACAACAAAGAGATCATCGGCAAAGCAGGTCGCAATCGCTGGTTCGGCGTTCGCCCTTCGAGCGGCTTGTGGCAGAGGAAGGGAGGCTGGGCCGGACGCAAGATCAAACCGCTACCCGCCATGAAGAGTTACATCAACCTGCCGTCCTTCACCGCTAAATGA